The genomic region GTTCCTAGTGACTCCTAATGAAAATTGTGTCGGAACTGAAATCACTGATACTTCACAATAAAAAGAAGCGCAACCAATTTATGGTATCATTTTGCTTAGTTCCATCATAATCCAAAACCTAATATAGTGAATCTCCGACTACATTGGAAATAGAAACTAGTAATGGTCACTACATCAATTGAATATATCTAGTGTGTCGTAAGGAGGACTACCTCCCACCAACCCTCGCCTCTTCCCTTATCTCTACAAGTGGAAATCCGACTACATCATAATGAGAAATAACTACAACCAAAGTTGCCATTAGTGAACTACTAACCACAGCTAAAAGATAGCAGCCTTTTTCGACAACTGAACTCCTAACCGAATCCATTGGGAAATTCCACCACTTAACAACCACACACAAGTATCAACATTCATGTTTCCAAGTGATGAGTAATCCATATAAAATATCACCTAATACCCTTAATTTCAATCAAATTACCAACATATTTAACCACAAAACACATTATCACAAAATTCACAGTACAAAAACAGAACCTATCAAAATTAATTGGGCAACAGGCAATAGGGCATTACCTAGATTGCTTCACAGTGAATTCACCAGAAGCAATCTTAGCAGACAACTCGGCGCGCCGCTTCGCCTCCTCACTCTTTTCAACACTCTTCCCTCCACCATCAATCGGGTCGGGTCTAGACCCATTTGATGCAGAACAAGTAATCAAGCTCCAATTACATCCACCTGCAAACcccatcaaaacccccacaaacAAATACACACATTTAGCatcaaacaaaaacaacccaCATCAAATTCAACACAAAAGATCAAAACTTTATATAAAAAACACAAATTTAGCATCAAACAATGACAACCCACATCAAAttcaacataaaaaaaaaatcaaaactttaTACAAAAAACACATAAAATAGCTCACCATTTGATGATTTAAGAGGAAAAGATGAAGAAAAAGATGGAAATTTAAGAGAATTGTTTGGTTTAAGCTGCTTTAATTGAAGATTAAGAGATTGAGATGATGAGAATGAAGGAGAAAAGAGAGCTGAAACGTGGGAAGCCATGAAAGTACAGAGAATTAAGCTAAGTTAAGGAAGAAGATGAAATTAAAGAAGGGTTTTTTTGGTAACACATTGAAATTGTGTGTATGTGAATTACTTGGAGGTTGATTAAGGAATGGTTGTATATAGATAACGTCAGATTTTTTAATGGTTATGACTGACACTTGCAATCAATTTGTACCTGAAATAAACTGATTTCTACGGTGTTTTTCTTGCATAATCTGAAGGAATTATTGAGTCATTGTATTTGTAGTTGGCTTCTCaagataaataaaaaataaaaaataaaaagtcgGAAAATTTACGCGGAATTCTTTTGGTTGGCATTTTGCCCGAAATACTTGATTTTTTTATTCGGAAAACTTTGAAAGGCCATAAAATATGTTTATGAGCTCTGAAAGTGACtaattttttcaaatcgatcatctatCTTTCTAAGAAATACGACTTGAAAAAGAAAATTATCGAGTTTTCGTATTAGCAAAAGTTTCGTATTTTGTTTGGTTAGGCAAACTGACAGTACATGTACCAAAATACCAAACCTAATGAATGCTTCTAGTCTCAGTGATCCCATGAGAAATAAGTTTGTACCAATTGACAATGATGGAACTCCCCAAATCTAGGGTGACCGTTGCTTAGGCAAAAGAATTGATGTTTCTCAAACTAGAATAACAAACAATACAAGAACAAGAATTACATAAAATCGATCACTAGTAAAAACGTAAACATCTCAGTTTCGAAGGTTCTATTTTCTGCAGGTACCACTAAAACAACAGTTTCCTGCACTGAGAACTCTCCTGCTTACTGATGCAGAGAGAATGCTATTCACTTCTTCCATAACTTAACCCACTCTACAATGGCATCGGCAGCTTGACCATACACGGAATTTTTGTCGGCCCCAAACTTCTCATTGACCATTTTTGCGATCTCCAACATACAATCCTCGGCTTTCACAGCTTCGGGTGGGAATTTGATGGACTTGAAGAAGGGGACGACATCTTCCATCAACTTGACACCTTCCCACTCTTTCTTCAAGCTCTCAACAGCATTACCTCTCTCCTCCCTCCAAACATACGGTAAACCGGTTTTAACTCCGATCTTTAGGTGATCACAGACCACCTTGGCGCACAAGCCAGTGAAGACATCCTCCATGGTTTCCCACCGGAACTTTCCTTCGTTAGTCAATTTCAAACCCGGGAATAAGGCAGGACCGAGTAGTTCACGGTTGAAACCCATGTTAGCCCCGCTTAAAGGCATCATGGCGTTGGTTGGTACGGTCATGACAGCATCTACGTATTTAGTGTTTTTCTGTGCGGGTTTGAGAGCTTGAGTTGGAGCATCCAAGTCGGCAAAATTGAGCCAAAGCCCACATGAGAGAGCACAAGGCACGCCTTCACGCATACTAAATGGATATCCACGGACAAAGTCGGCTCCCTTGCGGAATGGGTCATAGAGGGTGTTGAAGAAGAAGGGGGTTGCGGGAGtcccaaggttgttgagatgttGAGCCACGGCATTTACTTGGACTCCCTTATCGTCTTTGGCTGGGATGCAATCATGGTCCAATGAGATAATATATTTCTTTTTAGAGACAAGATAGCCATAGTAGCGACATGAATAGCCAGAGAAAAGCTTGGTGGTCAATGAAGATCCGACCTCCTTGTCTATATCAGCCTTTGTAATTATTTCCACATTGTTAAAGCCATCCGGAATCGTTAGATCGCCCTTCAGATCAGGGTCTTGTACTATGATTAAGTGGAATCGAGAAAATATAGGTTTCCATGCATTCAGAAAGGATGTAAGATCAGATTGCAAAGCACCAATCACAATGTCCACTTCATCATCTTTTATACAGAACTGAGCCATTTTTGTAGCTAAAAGCCTACAACAATTAAATCTCTAAGGGGTGACGGAAAAGATCAGGCAACTACAGAATCAGAAAATTTATCCAGACTCCAGAGTATCCTGAAAGCATATTTCAACATTTATCACAATAAAACCAATTCAGTGCTTATAAACATATTACATATGTGAAAGACGTCACCACCTTGAGGTCAAATGTACACTTACGGAGTTACGGatatccaaacaaaggaaatatttCATTAAAAAATAGCATTTGGTCTATtacccctccccttcctttcccaCTATATCCCTTCCCTCCATCCTCACCATCTCCCCTACCCTCCTACTCTTGTTTTTGAACAAAGGGTTAGGGTTTGTTTGCATAAAATATTTGGTGAAGATGAAGAGGCGGCGGGGGCATTTTCTTCCAACACCAATGTTGGGAAATTTTGATTTCGCTTGGACAACGGAAAAACAGTTCCCTCTCAGAAGACTTACTGAATTAACTAACCAAACAACGGAAATCtatcccctccctttccctccttccATCCAAGCATATCAGGAAAAGGACCCCAAATGCAAACACACATTACTCAAATCTAATAATGCCCCAAGCCACTAAAAGAAAGCACCATGACGACGGTTGGAAAATTTTGATTTCGCTTGCAAGAGAGAAAACAGTTCCCTCCATTTACTACCTAGAAGCAAATGAATTAAACAAACAACGTAAATACAtctcctccctttccctcccaTATAATCCAAGCCTGTCAGGAACAGCGCCCCAAATGCAGACGTGAAATACTCAAAGCTAACAATGTCCCAAGCCGACAGGTTATACAGTAAGATCATAGCCCTCAAAAGGAACGAGTTCGAATCCCCTCCCCCCTTTCTCCATTTCCTTCTATTTCTTTTCAGAGGTCGAGATTTCAGCCTAGAACGATCTAGCAGTCCTAATCCAAATTTCAGGGGTAGAGATTTTATCCTAGAATGATCTAGCAATCCTAATCCATATTTCAGCAGTAGAGATTTTATCCTAGAACGATCTAACAGTCCTAATCCAAAAGGAACAAGGTTTTAACCGAGATCATAAAGCTCAAACAAAACACACATCTTTGAATTTATTAAATTCCACTACATAGGAAAAAAAACAATAGACGACTCGATTTGACTCCGAATGCATAAACCTGAAGTAGCTATCAAAGTATCAATAACCCTAGATCCAATCCCATTAACATCTCATTGCTATAAAACACCACAATTGGACAACAGCTAGAAGCAATTTAACAATAAGAACAATGAATTAATATCAATAACATTAACCATCGCATTTTCCAGAAATCAATACCATATAAAACACATCTAAACGAAGCAAATACaatcctacaaaaaaaaaagtaaaatgtaGTGTAAATTTCACGCAATTGATGTTTGATTATATGTTAATTTCGCTAAATCGATCGATTCGCGTAAATGAGAAAACCTAATTTGATCAAAGAAATATAATAAGAGGGAAAAAAAAGGAAGGGAGAGAGGGGCGTACGATAGCAGGAACTCAGGAAGAGATAAAGGTAAATGATAGTACAGTAAAGATGACTGTAATATTTTGTTAACGCTTATATTTTGTCCGTTAGCTTATTTTGCGCGCACCATTTTTCAATTTCTCCGTCAATTGCGGGTCCTCCCTCGTGTACTCTCAAAAAGTAAATAACCTTTCCCAAAATCTCATTATGGATGcataaattctcattatagacggacactatccgtctatacatatagacggatacaactttccctcacaaaatattcATTTGCCATAaaatgggaagcacatggggggtgccccaccttgccCCCCCTACCATTTTATTAGAgatctttacccgtctgttcgccccacccgtctataccaagacctattgttatGGATGatacatatccgtctataactaaagacgggtcaaatacaataccaaTTTTTAATAGGACAAACAACAAGTAGGGTGATGGGGcaaaaaatatcaccactttcaaACTATTTGatccgtctttagctatagacggattcGTCTATAACAAGACTAGCTGATAACCTTTCAAGTCTAAagcatttttatttttaattttttttaacataGGAGAACATATCCAGAAGGTAAATACTtcttccattcaactccactctacctattggCAAAATGCACAAGTTTTAAGGGTTTATTAAAAAATGAATAGAAGTACAAATGGAGTTGTGTCATTTACTTTATGGAATCAGAATGTGTCAAGTATTAGTGTGTTAAACAAACActaattttcccaccaaaattacaAAACTTCAAAAACCCCACCAAACACTTTATTTCCCACCAAAATCTGTCCAGTCAAGCAGTTGGAACCCACTAACTAGGTTATTTTTATGCATAAATTACAATCATCCTCACATTAAATTACATATTCCCTCATTCATTAGCAACACAACAAAAAAAACTTTCTAAAATAAATTACAGTCCATCACTACCATTAAATTACACAAGTTTCCTGAATTTTCTACAGAGCATCAATGGGGTTCAAGTGCATGTCTGAAGAAACCAGAACTGAAGTCGCCATCTACTTGCTTCAAAAATCAAATGATGGGCAGCTTGATCGTGGTGCAATCAAAGAGGCAACAAACAGATTCAATGTAAGTGTAAGGACCATATCAAACATATGGAGACTTGCAAAAAAACCAAGGTTAGTAGGTGAAAAATTAGATGTCAAGAGTGGTAGGATAGGCAACAAAAATAGAAAAAGGATTTTACCAAACATTGAACATATCAAATCACTTGATAAATCACTAAGGGACACAATGATCAGAGTTTCTGAAAATTGTGGAGTTTCAGTTGGAACGGTCCATTCATGGGTGAAAGAAGGTTTACTTAAACGTCATTCAAGCTCATTACATCCTAAACTCAGTGAGTTACACAAGGATCAAAGGCTACTTTATTCATTAAAGTCATTGGTTGTTAAACAAGTTTTTGAAGAGTTCTTAGATCTCAATAATGTTCCAGTGACTGAAATAATTTTTAATGAAATGAGCAACATAATACACATGGATGAGAAGTGGTTCTATATTACGGAAGACAATGAAACAGTGTACGTAGTCGAGGGGGAGGAGCTGCCTCATAGAAGCTGTCAATCAAAGAGGTACATCACAAAAGTGATGTTCATGTGTGCAGTCAGCAGACCTATTTatggtgaagatggtgaatgCATATTTGATGGTAAAATAGACATGTTTCCATTTACTAATCAAGTTCCAGCAGCTAGGTCAAGCAGAAATAGGCCAAGGGGTACATTAGAGACTAAACCTATTGAGTCAATCACAAAACAAGTAATCAAGGATTGTCTAATTCATCAAGTAATTCCAGCAACTAAGAAATCCTACATTTGAATTTAGACTGATGAGATGGTCATAAAATGACTGACTGAAAATAAGGTTTACAGGGGGAGCTTCTCTTAGCTGCTTACAATTGTTGTGTTTTCTTATTTTCAGTGAATTAAATCTTATTTTGATAATAGCAAGGAGCCAACTATTGGATAATGTAGTAAGGAGTCTGCTGTTGGACAGGTAATTTTTTGGGCCTTATGTATGCTTGCTAATACTAAACACAAAATCTTATTATAGACGATAACTAtctgtctataactaaagacgagcCAAGTAACATACCCCATTacgcataagacaaacaacaacttgcgtggtggggcaaaaaatgtcaccactttaaagtatttgacccgtctcttGCTATAaacagatatatccgtctatagcaagacttgcTAATACTAAATCAGGGAATAGTGCTAATGTAATGTTTACTCCTCATTTGTGGCTGACAAATGATTACATGCTCACAGCTCAATAAGTCTCACAAAGCTATATGCAATTCTGCTAAACTGCGATCAATAGGCATTTTTGAGCGGTTGAATATGTGCAAAACTTTATATGACCATGTGATTTATATTTCTAATCTTTCTGCAGTAAACTTGAATGTTTTTATGTCGCTAATAGACAAATAATTTATATTTTCGCTAGGATACACATGGTTTGTTTAGCTTGTTCTGTCTCAAAAGGAATAAAAGTGAGCTTGAAAGTTAATGCAACAGATCTTTGCACTGCAAGTCTATCCCAGCAAGTCATCAAACACTTTCTTGGACTTCTTTTTTAGGGTTCTGTTTTAATCAATGGAAATGTGTATTCTACTCTGAATGTTATAGGCAGTTTGTTTGTTTAGAAACTTTTTTCAGCAATGAACATCATTCAGTATCGTAAGTATTGCATGTTAGAATATATGTATATGTTAATTACTTACCTATTATTTACTTGCAAAGAGTAGTGCATGAACTTAGCCTAAGTTAATACTCCGTAATAGGTAAGTAATTAACATATTTACATATATTCTAACATTGCAAATATCCACAAGACAACAGTGTTCGAATTCAGGTTGTCCAAGGTTTGTGAAAAAATAGGTTGTGTGAATATATTCCCCCGTCATCATCTCTGCTAGGGTAAAAAACTCACTATTATTCGGTTTTAAATGAAACATGGCGAAATAAGGTAAACTGGTTCACTCAAGACTTAGAAATTTTTACTAATGCTTTAACCTCAAAAACTATCCGTCCAGTATAGTCATTGAACATATAATTGTAACACGAATAACTTTTAGGTCTTGATTAAATTGCTGTACATGATTTAGATGTTTATTTCAAGTAGTGCCATATTTCTATTCAGTAATACTACTACTTTGGATATCAAGTTTGATAGTGCCATATCTATTCAGCAATACTACTACTTTGGACATGACATCTCATATAGGTGTACTTATCCACACATGAATCCAAGGATATAATAATTCGCTGAATTAGGGATTTTGATGTGATGAGGACCATAGGAGTAGAGTCGTTATTCGGCTAGGTGATTAAATTTAATTAGGCAGGTGACATTTACTTTTGCAAGCTCGTAAAAATTGAATAGGGAGAGTGTGGAAGGGGCAGAGAGGGAGAGTGAAAAAGAGACTTTGTGCTTGGTCTGTTTTGGGATTTTTTAATTGCCTTCGTGAGCAGGCAGTGGCGGCCGGTGAATTCGGGAGGCCTTGTTCCGATTCTTAAGTTGAGGCCCCAAAACAATTAATTGTTATTTACTTGAGGTCCTAAACGAaaactattaaaaataaaaatttgagaaaaaaaaggaaaggttAAGATATATGAAAAAAAATGTTGTGATTTATTTTAGGCATATACTTAAAAgagtaagtcttgcttaaaacgggtaggattttaagacgggtcgttgtgtgagaggaaatgggtagaggggacaaagacggataccttggtctgaaataagaattggggTACTTAAAATACAAATTATATAAATAAGACCATTTCATATCATGAGATGATTCACTTTTATAAAATATACAGTACTTCGTATTTGTTTATTTGTAATAAATACCTTGTCTTTTATAGAATAAACTGTCTCACACaataattaataatttaatataaAGAGTAATATAAATAAAAGAAATCAAAAGATGGAGATATAACAAAagaatcgagaattgagaaaggTAAAAAAGTATACTTTGAAGTCTGTGCCcaacttaaataaataaatcTTAAAAAAAATCTGCTTATTGATGGGGAATGGGGAATGGGGATGCACGTGTGTTTTGGGTAAACAAAGATGTTGTGGAGTGTAGAGTAGTGACTTAGTCCACATGGAGGAAAAAGGCCAAAATCATTTTCATTTAATGTTATGGATTGGGCTTAGATATTGGGGCCATATTTCCCCTTGGGCCCCTGTGCTGTGAACCGAATTGCACAGCCTTTGGGCCGTCCCTGTTCGTGAGACGGATAAGGAAAGGGGATTAGGGTTGGAGGGAGGGAGACAGAGAGTGtggctgtttgtttttgttttgtttagatgaattttaaattttatttacgtGAACGAGAAATGGTTGATGAAACGCAGATTGCCATGGAGGAAGATGAAGCATTGACGAGGGTTTGTAGTTTGTACTGAATAATTGCTTTAGTAATTGAGTGATTCAGctctatttttttttcaaataactCGAGGGTTTGTAGTTTGACCACCTTGTCAGGTTAAATAATTACTTTTGTAGTTGTAAAagaatttgaaatttttgtaaccCATTTCATCCTTGATGTTGGCTGTCTACCATTTTAAAATAAACTCAATTATGGAAGCAAATGATTATTGTTAATTGATAAACATACTAAATAAATGAAGGCTACATGGACTATTGAGTATTGATCACTCCAATTCTTTCCTCAACTTCAGTCATCTACAAAATATTGTTCATGATCTTACTTCTTAGTCTCCACTGTTTTGTTTGATGGTTAAGAGTCCTTGCAGGATTTACCTTGTGGTTCCTTCTATTTGAATGTTTTTTCTTCAAGCAGACATAACATTTCTCTAGAGAATGGATTCTCGTCTTGGATATATCAACTCAAAGAATATGCTTCAGAAGTTCTGGGAGACAAAAAATTTTTGTGTCCGTATCATCAACAGTGGACCTTATATCGCCTGGTAGAGTTATTAAGTATTCCTTTCTTCTTATATGCCTTTGCAGTTGTTGCATGTCTGGTTATGCATCATTCTTTGGAACTCTCTGCATTATATTTGTTAGCTTCCCTTCGAGAGACTGAACCGAAATTTGGCGTTAGTTAGGAAATATACAATAAATGGTAATATACCGATATCGTAATAATATATTTCTGTTATGGAAAATTATTCTAACAGATATCGGTCACGGTATAttaccatatatcatatattccCTAACACATTCCGAAGATTTGATTAAAAGTAAGAAAAAGTTCATAATGTTTAGGCTTTAATTATGGTTAACAATACTAAAGATGTTTTAGTCTAATGGTTAAGAAGGAGGTATTGTAAATAGATATatctagtcttgcttgtgacgggattaTCCCGTTGTgatctctcacaaaaagggagaggggacaaggtggggcacccccatgtgcttcccactcacttctcaatgggtattttgtagagctgatcaaaagcgggcttgggccggacacGGGCCGGGCCTAACTGCTAAAGAAGTGTCCGTCATGTCTTATGTTATAGCCCGAGCCCGCTAAGCGGGCCAGTTTCCACTGTC from Silene latifolia isolate original U9 population chromosome 3, ASM4854445v1, whole genome shotgun sequence harbors:
- the LOC141647158 gene encoding putative UDP-arabinopyranose mutase 5, giving the protein MAQFCIKDDEVDIVIGALQSDLTSFLNAWKPIFSRFHLIIVQDPDLKGDLTIPDGFNNVEIITKADIDKEVGSSLTTKLFSGYSCRYYGYLVSKKKYIISLDHDCIPAKDDKGVQVNAVAQHLNNLGTPATPFFFNTLYDPFRKGADFVRGYPFSMREGVPCALSCGLWLNFADLDAPTQALKPAQKNTKYVDAVMTVPTNAMMPLSGANMGFNRELLGPALFPGLKLTNEGKFRWETMEDVFTGLCAKVVCDHLKIGVKTGLPYVWREERGNAVESLKKEWEGVKLMEDVVPFFKSIKFPPEAVKAEDCMLEIAKMVNEKFGADKNSVYGQAADAIVEWVKLWKK
- the LOC141648621 gene encoding uncharacterized protein LOC141648621 — encoded protein: MGFKCMSEETRTEVAIYLLQKSNDGQLDRGAIKEATNRFNVSVRTISNIWRLAKKPRLVGEKLDVKSGRIGNKNRKRILPNIEHIKSLDKSLRDTMIRVSENCGVSVGTVHSWVKEGLLKRHSSSLHPKLSELHKDQRLLYSLKSLVVKQVFEEFLDLNNVPVTEIIFNEMSNIIHMDEKWFYITEDNETVYVVEGEELPHRSCQSKRYITKVMFMCAVSRPIYGEDGECIFDGKIDMFPFTNQVPAARSSRNRPRGTLETKPIESITKQVIKDCLIHQVIPATKKSYI